One part of the Musa acuminata AAA Group cultivar baxijiao chromosome BXJ1-5, Cavendish_Baxijiao_AAA, whole genome shotgun sequence genome encodes these proteins:
- the LOC103975134 gene encoding probable prolyl 4-hydroxylase 3 produces MARGARHPRRPPTLILVALLTISVVLLVLLALGALSLPAVSKDGRVAEVRRSVGEARDELQETGEQWTEVLSWEPRAFLYHNFLSKEECEYLIELAKPYMKKSTVVDSTTGRSTDSRVRTSSGMFLRRGQDKIIRAIEKRIADFTFIPVEHGEGLQVLHYEVGQKYEPHYDYFVDEFNTRNGGQRLATLLMYLSDVEEGGETVFPSAKVFSSSLPWYTELSECGKKGLSIKPKMGDALLFWSMRPDATLDPSSLHGGCPVIRGNKWSSTKWMHIREFRA; encoded by the exons ATGGCGAGGGGCGCGCGCCACCCCCGGAGACCTCCGACGCTGATCCTAGTGGCCCTCCTCACCATCTCCGTCGTCCTGCTGGTGCTCCTCGCGCTCGGCGCCTTGTCCCTCCCCGCGGTTTCCAAGGACGGCCGCGTGGCCGAAGTACGCCGCTCCGTCGGCGAGGC GAGAGATGAACTCCAGGAGACAGGGGAGCAATGGACGGAAGTACTCTCGTGGGAACCGAGGGCCTTCCTCTATCACAACTTCCTG TCCAAGGAAGAGTGCGAGTACCTAATTGAACTGGCAAAGCCTTATATGAAGAAGTCAACAGTTGTAGATAGCACTACTGGGCGGAGTACAGATAGCAG GGTTCGGACAAGCTCAGGGATGTTTCTTAGAAGAGGACAAGATAAAATCATTCGAGCTATTGAGAAGAGAATAGCAGATTTCACCTTCATACCTGTAG AGCATGGTGAAGGTCTTCAAGTTCTCCATTATGAAGTTGGACAGAAATATGAACCTCACTATGATTACTTTGTTGATGAATTTAACACTAGAAATGGGGGTCAGCGATTAGCAACACTTCTCATGTACCT TTCTGATGTTGAAGAAGGTGGTGAGACTGTGTTCCCTTCTGCCAAGGTATTCAGCAGTTCTTTACCGTGGTATACTGAGCTATCAGAGTGCGGGAAGAAGGGTCTTTCTATAAAACCCAAGATGGGAGATGCACTACTCTTTTGGAGCATGAGACCTGATGCCACTTTAGATCCATCAAGTTTACATG GCGGATGTCCTGTCATAAGAGGAAATAAGTGGTCATCGACAAAATGGATGCATATCCGGGAATTTAGAGCTTAA